Proteins from a genomic interval of Argopecten irradians isolate NY unplaced genomic scaffold, Ai_NY scaffold_0032, whole genome shotgun sequence:
- the LOC138311489 gene encoding uncharacterized protein, with protein MNVYYSNNDPKIVGGYFLEAVKECSGTPCIIRTDHGTENGKLRDFQIFFHRNNQTRTPYIAGASTANQRIEMQNELDRTVAVWNSHHIRPSRNDQVPHGRPNSMYYTPNLWGSSDKLCQVADEDINLCTEEVTFRTAIPCDEDVYRLCIEIMRKGHIDPVDEVVSARSLYLHLRQEIASLFVVIKRAV; from the exons ATGAACGTGTATTATTCTAACAACGATCCAAAAATAGTTGGAGGATACTTTTTGGAGGCAGTAAAAGAATGTTCTGGTACTCCTTGTATAATCAGAACTGATCATGGTACTGAAAATGGAAAGTTGCGCGATTTCCAGATTTTTTTCCATCGTAACAATCAGACAAGGACACCATACATTGCTGGGGCAAGCACTGCAAATCAAAGAATTGAAA TGCAGAATGAGCTAGACAGGACAGTTGCAGTTTGGAATTCCCACCACATCAGACCCTCCCGTAACGATCAAGTACCGCATGGTCGTCCGAATTCGATGTATTATACTCCTAACCTCTGGGGCTCCAGTGATAAACTATGTCAAGTTGCAGATGAAGATATAAATCTGTGTACAGAGGAAGTAACATTTCGAACTGCCATTCCATGTGATGAAGACGTGTATCGACTTTGTATAGAAATTATGAGAAAAGGACATATAGATCCGGTAGATGAAGTCGTATCAGCAAGGTCCCTTTATTTACATTTACGACAAGAAATTGCGTCGTTGTTTGTTGTAATCAAACGAGCCGTATGA